The Solanum lycopersicum chromosome 6, SLM_r2.1 genome has a window encoding:
- the LOC138349255 gene encoding uncharacterized protein: MVVTKTAEVMGKLELLHHKKVGATDRRTIGPIVTLSRGGPKQRHLMLASQKGKVIAYASRQLMSPEKNYPTHDLELEGVISEESDGMIAFIEDRSSLVEQIHAYQFNDEKLCLIQDKVLRGEAKEAVLDSDGVLRIGGRICVRKRGDLIRLILEEAHCSWYSIHPGSAKMYHDLTQHYWWCGMKRDITDVVSRCLTCQQVKCEHQRPGGADQVYPLYSGSVEVYSREVSRAIYQSDCATTWSSNFYHIGSGFTIYFSFLEGIITWSGQSRQKSYGDRRVRALVFMEGGHVWLRVSPMKGVMRFGKKGKLSPGFIGTFEILSRVGEVDYNLALSPSLSAVHTVFHVSMLRKYIPDESHVLSLDSVELSPDLTFEDQPIAILDRQVRKLRTNEIASVNVQ, encoded by the exons atggtggtcaccaaaacggccgaggtgatgggcaaactggagctaCTACATCACAAaaaggtaggggcaacggacagacgaacgatagggcccattgttacgctttcccggGGCGGTCCGAAgcagaggcatctgatgctggcatcacag aaggggaaagtgattgcttatgcttctaggcaattgaTGTCCcctgagaagaactaccctactcatgatctcGAGTTGGAGggtgtg ATCTCAgaggagagtgatgggatgattgcttttattgaggatcgatcttctttagtcgagcagaTCCATGCATaccagtttaatgatgaaaagttATGTCTCATTCAAGACAAAGTATTaagaggggaagctaaggaggctgtccttgattctgatggtgtcttgaggatcGGAGGCAGGATTTGTGTGCGCAAGAGaggcgatttgattagattgatccttgaggaggcccattgttcttggtattccatccatccgggatcggcgaagatgtatcatgatttgactcagcattactggtggtgtggaatgaagagagatattacaGACGTTGTTTCGAGATGTTTaacttgccagcaggtcaagtgtgagcaccagcggcccggGGGT gctgaccaagtctaCCCACTTTATTCCGGTTCAGTTGAAGTATACAGCAGAGAAGTTAGCCgagctatatatcagtcagattgtgcgactacatggagttccaaTTTCTATCATATCGGATCagggttcactatttacttctcatttttggaaggCATTAtaacatggtctgg tcagagtcgacagaagagttatggagaccggagagttagagccttggtgtttatggagggtggtcatgtttggctccgagtatcacccatgaagggtgtgatgaggtttggaaagaagggaaagCTTAGCCCTGGGTTCATTGGAACTTTTGAGATTTTAAGTCGAGTGGGAGAGGTGGACTATAACTTGGCCTTGTcacctagtttgtcggcagttcatactgttttccatgtctctatgcttcggaagtatattccggatgaatctcatgtgctttCACTTGACTCTGTGGAGTTAAgtccagacttgacatttgaggatcagcctatagctattttggataggcaggTTCGCAAGCTTAGGACCAAcgagattgcttcagtgaatGTGCAATGA